The nucleotide sequence TTTATTTTCTACCCATGCTATTACGTTTTCTCCTAAAGAAACGTTATCTAATAAATCAATTTCTCGAATTCCCGTCGGACTGGTAACATTCACTTCCGTTAAATAGCCTCCAATCACATCAATTCCGACAAAATATAAGCCATCTGCAATTAATTTAGGGGCTAATTGTTGACAAATTTCGTATTCTCGATTAGTAATTTCTGTTTTAGCAACTCGTCCGCCAACCGCCATATTTCCTCTAAATTCTTGACCTGTGGGAATGCGATTCACTGCACCAATGGCTTCACCATTTAACAGAATAATCCGTTTATCTCCGTCTTTGGCTTCCGGTAAAAATCGTTGAATCATCACCGGATATAACCCTTGTTGGGTGCTAATTTCAATTAAAGAATTGAGATTGCGATCGCTAGGTTCTAAAAATAAAATTCCTTCCCCTGCTTTTCCGCCTAAAGGCTTCAAAACGGCTGCACCTTCTTGTTCAACAAAATCTCGAATCACCTGTTTATCTCGACTAACAATAGTTGTCGGAATACAATCTTTAAATTGTAGCGCGTACATTTTTTCATTGGCTGTTCTTAACCCATGAGGGGAATTAATTACCAAGGTTTTTTCGGGGTTAATATAATCTAAAAGATAGGTAGCATAAAGATAGGGAATCGTCACAGGTGGATCGGTTCGCATAAACACCGCATCCATATTTTCTAAAGGTTGAAGGGTCGGTTGATCAATAGAAAACCAAATTTCACCGACAACCCAACGACCTTGATCCCTAACAATGGGAGTGAGGCGAACTGGCGTTAAAAGTGCCCAGGTTTGACCCTCAATCACATTTAATTGATGCACTTGTGTCACCCAGATTTCATGTCCTAAAACTTGCGCGGCTTCCATTAAAGCAACGCTGGTATCATGGCTGGGATTTAATTTTTCGATTGGGTCAATGATGAAGGCAAATTTCATCGAAAAAATTGGTTTTGAAACCCCGTCCTTTAGCGAAGCGGAGGACGGCTTTACAAAATCTTCTAGGTAACAATTAACCCGTTAGAACGACGAATTAACTGTACTTTACTAGAAGCAATCTGCCCTAACCGTTTCCAGTTAGCATCGCTGACAGATACTTGTCTTTCGGTGTCTCCTGACACATAACCAACACCCTTGGGAGATTTAACCAAATCACCCTTGCGAAAACCATGACGAGTTGTAGAACCTCCATACTTCCGACGCACTCCACCTTTTGCCGGAAGCATTAAGTGAAGTTGGCGACGAGAAAAAGGGGGTCTGCGAATCACTCGAAATTCAGCAGTGGTAATGACAACATCACCAAACCAATTAACACCATCAGTTTTTGCTGTATGATATTGGCGATACTCAACAAACGCTGTTGCAGCAATCGCTACACCATCAACTGCATGAGTGTTGAATTCCGGCTTGGATTTGTCTGTTTTGTTCTTGGTTAGTCCTAAGTATTTACGAGTTGATGCCGTTTGATCACCTTCAATCTTAACGACGGGTGCTAACTTTTCCAGTTGGGTTAACATCCATTTTTGTCCAACCATAACAGGTGAAAAACCTTTACCCGATTTAGCTTGTTTACGCCCACTGGTTAAATCAACATCAGCTTTGACATATTCATATCTAATTTCTGTAACTGGGTAAATCTTGAATAATTCGGAAACTATTCTCAATTCCAATTGACGATTAGCACGAATTGAGGGAGCCAGTTTACCTTGGCGACGATTATTAAAGCGTTTTTGGCGATGGTTGCGTTTTGAGAACTCAACCTTGCGGTTAATTCTTCTTCCTCTGCGACCTCGACGCATTAATCGTCTTGCATCCATGCGTTCACGGACTGTCTGAAATGGCAAAATCAGATGAGCCGTATACAGTGTAAACTTAGCTGATTGAACACCAATCCCAGAGAATTTCTTGCCCGGATCAATTCCAATCACAATATTTTGGGTTGTGTATCCACTCGGTTTAACTAACAGTTGAACATAAAATTGCCCACAGTCTGAGTAGCGTTTAACTGCTTTTCCTGACTCAATCCACTTCCTCGCTCTTGCTGGTGTGGTTGGCATCAATGGCTTGTTGTTTTGATCGACTACTGGTATTCGCATTTTGGTATAACCCAATTTCTTGTTTCAGTCTCTTCGCTCAACTCAATTAAGATGTCTTGGCTTTACCCAACACCTGAACCAATCCGGTTTAGATTTTGTCCGAACTAGAGAAGTATTCGGAAGTCTGTACCCAATTGAGTCTCCATGAGCTATTCACTGCTTGCGTTGCCTAAATTGGTTTAAGCAATCCCCGCACTTTTAGGGCGGGGTTAGTGAACTTTATTCACAGTTAACGGTTAACAAATTAAACGGACGTTAAAACAGAAGACAAATTTTAGATCCTGACCTTTGAAACCTTCCTTTCATCCATTGAAACTGTCAAAGTGACAGGATTTAGAATAAAATTAAACCAGCAAAGGATCAAGTTTTCCTTAATTATATTCATTTAAGTTCAGCGAAATGTCAACTTCTTTAACTGTAAATGCACCTCAACCTCGGATTTCGGTTCCCACTTCTAATCCCGATAATCCGGCTTATCTTGTACAACCTGGAATGGGGTTAGATGGTGTTGTTAAAATTCAAGAAATTAATGGTCATAGTTGTAGCGGATCATTGCTAACAACTGGACGTCATATTTTAACCGTTGCCCATTGTGTCACAGATGAATTCGGACAAGCTGATTATAGTTCACCTTCAGAATATACGGTTTATTTTAATTTACCCTCTGGGACAGTCTCGATTCCCGTTTCTCAAATTTATATTCATCCCGATTGGACTTCTGATACTAATTATAACAATGATATTGCTATTTTAGAACTTTCTCAACCTGCACCTGAAGCCGCGAATCGCTATGAAATTTATACCGGGGCTGATGAAGTGGGACAGATTATGCAAAAAGTAGGCTATGGTGTTCCAGCAACGGGAAATTCTGGAGAAGCCGATTATTCTGATCTAGTTCCAACTAAACGAATGGGGCAAAATCGTTATGAAGCTTCTGGCGAATTATTTAATAATTATCCTTATTATTATAGTAACCAACCCGGAAAACAATTAGTTTATGATTTTGATAATGGCTTACCCCAAAATGATGCCTTTGGGCAAGAATTTGGCATTAACGATTTAGGATTAGGATTATCAGAAGTTAATATTAGCCCTGGAGATTCAGGGGGGCCAGCCTTTATTAATGGAAAAATTGCGGGTTTGACTTCTAATGGTTTTAGGTCAGCAACACCGGGTATTGATGTTACTAATGCCTTAGATGATAGCTTTGGAGAATATGCTTCTGATACGAGGGTTTCAGTTTATGCAGATTGGATTAATCAAATTATTAATCCTTCTCCCTATAGTGGTAATGATAATATTGTTGGCACGATTAATAATGATTTTCTCTATGGATATCAAGGGAATGATACCCTCAACGGTTTAGGGGGGGATGATCATTTATTTGGGGGAAAAGGAGGAGATGATCTTTATGGAGATGAGGGAAATGATCTTCTTTATGGAAATTTAGAGTTTGATATTCTCTGGGGGGGTTTGGGAAATGATTTTTTAGCAGGAGGTCAAGATTTTGACTATCTCTATGGAGAAGAAGGAAATGATACCTTAACGGGAGATCAAGGCAGTGATTATTTAACTGGAGGAAGCGGATCTGATCTTTTTATTTTGGCTTTGGCAACTTCTAATTCAGATCAATTATTAGCCGATACTATTTATGATTTTGAACCCAGTTTTGATCAAATTGGCTTAACAGAAGGTCTAACAGAAGCCAATTTAACCTTAGAATTTTCGACCAATTTATATTCTAACTTACCAGAAACGGTCATTCGGGTGACAAGTTCCAATCAAATTTTAGGGGTAGTTTCTAATATTTCTCCTCAACAACTTCAAGGTCATTTTATTTGGGTTTAACACCGGATAAAAGTTAGAAATTTATTTTCTAGCCCAACCATTAATTGTAAATCGACTATCCGCAAATTGTTTAGACGGACAATAAACGGGTAAAACTTCGTGCATTAAACCGCTATAAAAAAAGATAATGCGATTATTCAAAGGTTCGATGGTTTTAAAATTTTCTAATTTTGAGTAAGCATATTCACCGTGCCAATGGGTATCATAAATTAATAATTCTCCTCCGGTAAAAGCTTTAGGTTCTCGATAGAAATAATAAACATAAGTTAACGTTCGAGTTGCATCTCTTTCTGAACCATTATCATTATGAATGCGGAAATAATGGCCGTGATTATGGGCGGTGAGTTGAGCATCAATATGAGTAATCGCAAAAGGAGGAATATTCAGGTGTTCTAAGGCGTTCCAAAACACAGCCCTAACTCGGTTGAGAATAATATCAGCAAATTCTGGAGAATAATACAACACTAAAGAGTTTCGATGTTCGGGATAATCAGCCGTGTTTGTTGCAGGGCCAGTTAATTCATAGTTTCCTTCTTGTTTAATCGCATAATCGAGAAGAGTTTGATGTTCTTCTGGGGATAAAAAATTATCAATTTGCCAATAGTTAATATTAAAAAGTTCAGCTTTTGGTGTAGCAGGAAGAGAAGGAGATTGAGTTTTAATAAAAATTGGAGGTTCGGTGATCACCCCCACTAAAGAATCACTAGAAAACCATAAGGCTTGCTGCTGTCCATTGACCGGAATTTGAAACAATTTAGGCGGTTCATCTTGATTTTGTTCTGTTCGATGAACCACTGCATTTAATAAATTTAAGAGTAAAGGAGAATTAGAGGGTAACGTGATCCCATATTGATAGCCGCCGAGAAGGAGTAACGTCACCTGAATGTCTTGAATCGTCGGTGTGAGTGTTGGGTGGTGCATAAATTCCTGAAGCCACTGGAAAAGTTGATGTTGATTTTAACTTGAATCCTATAGGGCTGATGATCACTTCAAAAATTTTATAGTGCGTAGCACTCAGGAATAGAGCCCTGGGGTGGGCTTCCCCTGCTTCTGGCTAATGCACTATTATTTGCATTTGTCAAGAGAACCGGAGGATGTCTTTACCGAAAATTAATAATCTCAGCAGCAGATATTATACCTTTTGATAGATGCAAATCTTTAAAGCATCAGCGTTTTGGCTGATGAATGAATTTTTTCAACATATTTGCCTCTATCTTAAGATGTATTTTTTTGATAAAGACTCGCTCAGATTGTTGACTTCGCTAATGGGGGTATGACAATCTGTTTTTAGTGATGACACTCAGATGAGCGCGAAATTACCACCATAGGTCAGTTACACAAGATTATTAATGGGTAGTTTCTACAAAAACAAAAATTATCGGTAATCGCTTTTTTAGAGTAATCCTACTGTCAACCTTAACTTGTTTGGAGATTTCGGAAAAATGGCTACTTCAACTCTGATGAAAAAGTTATCTTTGGCTACCGCTAGTGCAGCATTGATGGCGATGGGCGTAGGAACATCAGCACAAGCTGCGAGTTTGACGAATAGTACAGGGTTAACTAATCCTACCCAAACTATCAACTTTAATGAGGTTTCTCTTGGTGAAGGAGAGCAGGTCACAAACCAGTTTTCCAGCTTGGGCGTAAGTTTCACCAACCTCTATAACATTACGTTTTATAATGGCTATTTTCCCAATATAGCAGGTAATACTCTAGCTAACTTTTCCAATCCTTACGGTGGGTCCATCGAAAATCCATTTTCTATAAAATT is from Planktothrix sp. FACHB-1365 and encodes:
- the gshB gene encoding glutathione synthase, with amino-acid sequence MKFAFIIDPIEKLNPSHDTSVALMEAAQVLGHEIWVTQVHQLNVIEGQTWALLTPVRLTPIVRDQGRWVVGEIWFSIDQPTLQPLENMDAVFMRTDPPVTIPYLYATYLLDYINPEKTLVINSPHGLRTANEKMYALQFKDCIPTTIVSRDKQVIRDFVEQEGAAVLKPLGGKAGEGILFLEPSDRNLNSLIEISTQQGLYPVMIQRFLPEAKDGDKRIILLNGEAIGAVNRIPTGQEFRGNMAVGGRVAKTEITNREYEICQQLAPKLIADGLYFVGIDVIGGYLTEVNVTSPTGIREIDLLDNVSLGENVIAWVENKIKTRL
- a CDS encoding RRXRR domain-containing protein; protein product: MPTTPARARKWIESGKAVKRYSDCGQFYVQLLVKPSGYTTQNIVIGIDPGKKFSGIGVQSAKFTLYTAHLILPFQTVRERMDARRLMRRGRRGRRINRKVEFSKRNHRQKRFNNRRQGKLAPSIRANRQLELRIVSELFKIYPVTEIRYEYVKADVDLTSGRKQAKSGKGFSPVMVGQKWMLTQLEKLAPVVKIEGDQTASTRKYLGLTKNKTDKSKPEFNTHAVDGVAIAATAFVEYRQYHTAKTDGVNWFGDVVITTAEFRVIRRPPFSRRQLHLMLPAKGGVRRKYGGSTTRHGFRKGDLVKSPKGVGYVSGDTERQVSVSDANWKRLGQIASSKVQLIRRSNGLIVT
- a CDS encoding trypsin-like serine protease; protein product: MSTSLTVNAPQPRISVPTSNPDNPAYLVQPGMGLDGVVKIQEINGHSCSGSLLTTGRHILTVAHCVTDEFGQADYSSPSEYTVYFNLPSGTVSIPVSQIYIHPDWTSDTNYNNDIAILELSQPAPEAANRYEIYTGADEVGQIMQKVGYGVPATGNSGEADYSDLVPTKRMGQNRYEASGELFNNYPYYYSNQPGKQLVYDFDNGLPQNDAFGQEFGINDLGLGLSEVNISPGDSGGPAFINGKIAGLTSNGFRSATPGIDVTNALDDSFGEYASDTRVSVYADWINQIINPSPYSGNDNIVGTINNDFLYGYQGNDTLNGLGGDDHLFGGKGGDDLYGDEGNDLLYGNLEFDILWGGLGNDFLAGGQDFDYLYGEEGNDTLTGDQGSDYLTGGSGSDLFILALATSNSDQLLADTIYDFEPSFDQIGLTEGLTEANLTLEFSTNLYSNLPETVIRVTSSNQILGVVSNISPQQLQGHFIWV
- a CDS encoding 2OG-Fe(II) oxygenase produces the protein MHHPTLTPTIQDIQVTLLLLGGYQYGITLPSNSPLLLNLLNAVVHRTEQNQDEPPKLFQIPVNGQQQALWFSSDSLVGVITEPPIFIKTQSPSLPATPKAELFNINYWQIDNFLSPEEHQTLLDYAIKQEGNYELTGPATNTADYPEHRNSLVLYYSPEFADIILNRVRAVFWNALEHLNIPPFAITHIDAQLTAHNHGHYFRIHNDNGSERDATRTLTYVYYFYREPKAFTGGELLIYDTHWHGEYAYSKLENFKTIEPLNNRIIFFYSGLMHEVLPVYCPSKQFADSRFTINGWARK